The window CTCCAGGATTTCCCTCCTTTCTATCCTAGTCTCCTTTTTTACCAATTTccgtacttttttttttctctccccttGAATGGCCTCTAAACCCTAATTTCCCAATTCCCAGACCCGCCATGGCTCGCCGATCCTTTTCCCTCCTCAAAACCCTAACCAAGCCCACCACCTCCTTTTCTCTAACCCCCACCCCAACCTCCCGATCCGTCACCTACATGCCGCGACCCGGCGACGGAGCACCACGCGCAGTCACCCTCATCCCCGGCGACGGGATCGGGCCTTTAGTCACCGACGCAGTAGAACAAGTAATGAACGCGATGCACGCACCGGTTTACTTCGAGAAGTACGAAGTCCACGGCGACATGAATCGCTTTCCGGCAGAAGTAATCGAGTcgattaagaaaaacaaagtttgtCTGAAAGGTGGATTGAAGACTCCGGTCGGCGGTGGTGTCAGCTCGCTGAATGTGTCGCTAAGGAAGGAATTGGATTTGTATGCTTCGCTGGTGAATTGCTTTAATCTGCCAGGGTTACCCACCCGGCACGAAAATGTTGACATTGTTGTTATTAGAGAGAATACTGAAGGGGAATACTCTGGGCTTGAGCATGAGGTGGTTCCTGGTGTTGTTGAAAGCCTTAAagtaattgacttttttttatgtagtgAATTGCTTTGTGTGTTTATTGtgttaattgttaattaatgttaatgatTTGTTGATTCTATCGTTAATGATGAATATATGGGACCTACAGAAGGGATACTTTAATTGATAGTCTCTACAGTTTGCTTATTCAAGTTTGAGTTTTTAGGAAGAGagaaatgtaataaaaattaatttgatgattaGTTTTTGTTTCATGTTTGATCAATAACATTGTGCTGTGTGAGTgatgcaattgttttttttatatatatatatatatatatatatataattatggtGTGTTGATGATGACATTGTGTTTTCAGGTGATCACAAAGTTTTGTTCGGAGAGAATTGCAAAATATGCATTTGAATATGCTTATTTGAATAATAGGAAGCAGGTGACAGCGGTGCATAAGGCAAATATTATGAAACTTGCTGATGGGTTGTTTTTGGAGTCTTGTAGAGAGGTTGCGACAAAATATCCGAGTATTAAGTATAGTGAGATTATTGTGGATAATTGCTGCATGCAGCTGGTATCGAAACCTGAGCAATTTGATGTGATGgtaagtgttttttattgaaactttgttGATTATTGTTTGAATTAGAGTCTGTGATGGATGTTATGCATTGTTAGTTGATTCCGTGCGTATTTATGTTGTTGGTGTGCAACTTTGGTTTTGTTAGCGCTGGAATGAGTCTGTTGTTCAGTGGCAGGTCTTTCAGTAGCATTTACTGTTGTGAGCAAATTGTGTTAGTTACACCAATAAGTTCATATGGTTAAATTCCTCTCGCTATTGAACATGGCACCATGTTTATCAATGAATGTATATGCATCGAGTTTCAGATTGTGATGGATGGTTGATGCTCTGTAGTCTGTTGACGGAATACAAGGATACTAAAACtataatgtaaaataattgAGAATTGTACTTGTAGTTTTACCTTTACATATCACCTCATTGAGCTTCTTGCAGTGGCTACAGTCTCCCGATATATGGTCTTGTGTATGCTTGATTGTTACTGACTCGATTAGCACTCTTGACCTTTTCACTATTaaaattatgtattattttttgcaCAGGTTACTCCTAATCTTTATGGCAATCTTGTGGCAAATACAGCAGCTGGTATAGCTGGAGGCACTGGTGTCATGCCAGGAGGTATGAATTTGGTTACAAGTTCTAATTTTGCAAAAGATTTTTCCCTACCTTCTTTAACAAGTTATAGGTTAAGGAATCCTAATCATGAAGCTGTTAGGAGCTTGATAGTTTCAAGTCCTTTGgaccttttctgttattatcagcTCTATAAGCTTGCCTTGTCATGTTGTTTTTGGCAACTACAGGTAATGTGGGAGCTGATTATGCTGTTTTTGAGCAAGGTGCTTCTGCTGGAAAtgtgggaaaagaaaaaatggtgGAACAAAGGAAGGCAAACCCAGTGGCTTTGCTCCTCTCATCTGCCATGATGTTGAGACACCTCCAGTTTCCTTCATTTGCTGATAGGCTTGAGACTGCAGTGAAGCGTGTAATATCTGAGGGGAAGTGTCGAACCAAAGACCTTGGTGGAGACAGCACCACACAAGAGGTGGTTGATGCTGTCATTGCTAATCTGGACTGATACTGGGAATTCTGCCTCCATTTTCAGCCATTATTTCATACAACAATGTCTTCCTGTGCAAGTATCATGCTACCGTTCTtccccctcccccccccccccccccttgcTGCTATACAAAGTTAATACCAGTCTTCCGCGTGAGATGATCATAGGGTAAAactattcttctttctttttacctttttctcCTTCCAAATAAGATGagttcttttcctttttggttGTGAGGGGATCAAGGAACGTAGTACTTAAGAACTTGCCCCTTATTGTACAGTTGAATGAAAAGTTCTACATTTGTATCATCCATTTCAGGTATTTTTCAGAATACACTAGTTCATTGAGCTGTTCCTGCGGGTCAGACAAAGAACTATTTagcattattattaaatatagccCCTGGGTCAATTTTGAAATCTACTTGCTCATTTACTTgtttaggtttaaaattaaattatatgaaagcTGATAAACATGATCTAGTCGAGATGATAAATCAAGTCTGAAGATAacttaaataacaaataactaacaaaaacaaacatggtgTAGTTCCTCCTAGGAAAAAATTGGAtaatgaaaattaagaaaattgttTTATCATATGAAAGCAGCGGGATGACCAAATTTCCTTGTTGGATTTAGATTCGGTACCTAAATTGTCCATCCATTTCTGGAATCCTGAGCTCTGGATCAAGCAATCGGTCGTAGTTTTCAAAAGGTAGGCACACTATTAAACCGCCTCAACATAGGATTATAATCCtagtgatatttttattaaagtgtttttcaaagtataaaaattatatctttttttaatcattttattttatatcagaaccataaaaaaaattacttaaagagtatcaatttaatttttttagatgaaaagcAAGTGAGTTGAacggaaaaaacaaacaatggtATTTACTAGGTGCTGTAATCCTAAGTTCTAGAACAAGCAAATCGTCAGGGTTATCACTGCCTGCCCTAGTCTGAACAATATGGCTATCATTAGGTTGAGCTTAGAAAATCCTGAAACAGCAACAGAGAGAAGTGCCATTCAAGGTATTGAGTCCTTAATAGGGTTTTTGCACTTTACGACTTGTATTTAAAATTAGACACACatggaaattatatatatatataagtcaaTATATCGgggcatgttttttttaaaaaaataagcaggGGATAAGGAGAAATTATGTCTTCATAAGAAAGAGCAAGTGACTTCATCAAATATTACTAAAcctatttaataacaaaaatagagaaCTGATTATTGAATGGTTCTTCAATGGCGGAAGTATGTTTTGATTTgagaaatcaatcaaaacaatcGACTGATTATTGATTTGTTAACAAGTGAAACAATTTTGTGACGTTCTTGGTGAATTTGTAGTTATAGTTTGAAATGCACGGTCATCAAACTCTATGATTCCGTTATTATCTAGGCAGTTCTACAAGGATGAACTCTACTATTCAACGGGGCAAGCAGAAGTGTCTCTTCTGAAGCCTTTTAACTCTATCCATAGATTCCTTCCTACCACAGCCGTGCCAAAACATCTGATATCTTACGAGCCTTTCCAACCTTCTTGAATTAGTGCCCCCCGGGTTCTCATTCACAAATATTTCCGAATTCCGTGGCATTGTTTTGGTTCACGTTGGCTCATTGCCCCCCTGAGAAACGTTTCTTCCTCGAGTAGAAGATGACAGAACTCTACGCGCATGGCCATGCCAGGCATCCGTGGAAGTGAAAAATTCTACTTCACATGTAAATTCTCAGGGTAGAAAACCCTGCGTCTGGGTTGTTGAGAAGGGTAGTGAAAGGTATTCATTTTGAAGGCATATTTGCTATTACAATTTAGTTCAATCTCTTCATTTCTGACTGAAAAATCACtctgtttctttccttttctcgtTGCTTATTGTGTTCCTCACGCAACTTGATTGCCCTATCAGCATCTAAATCTCCAGTTTCTTTCAAAGATCGATGATTATGATATCGGCTTGGTTTGCAACATATGCAGAAGTCGGAATTGCTATTagttgttagagaataatataaatcatatcttagaacctcacctaacagcttaagcttttgggttgagatagttctttgacatggtatcagagccttgatgaccaagtagtctcgagttcaaatctcaccatccctatttatttgataaaaattaaacacaaggtaatATAGAcatatgcaagtttcaagcccaaaaggctttcacttgagggggtgtgttagaaaataatataaatcatatcttggaacctcacctaacagcttgttgagatggttctttgacagttGTGTTCTCTAGGTTTGACAGGAAAAGAAATAAACTTCTTATCTGGATTTGTGAAACTAGCCTAAAAATAATACTAACCATGCGTGAAAAAACTGCGTAAATGTTACCTTTGGAATCTTTTTTTCGGAGAACGAGTGAACATCCAGAGTGTACCTGGAGGCTGGGACAGAATAAGTACTGAAGGGTCTCTCTAATGGAACCTGGGGGGAGAACTGCATTGCATTTTGGGTGTCTCCATTTCAATAACCAGTGAGTCCAGCATATAAGTAGCAGTCCCACAACAAATGACACTGATATCACCCACACCCACATTTGTAATGTAATTAACGTTAGCTTTAAGTATTTGGGGTGGTGGAGGCTAATCCGGAACAAGGACACAGAGAAAAGGAAGACTGTTGTTCAATGGATAAGTGTGCATACTTCTACCTATGTATAGGAATGCAGGCTCTAGTCAATTAATAGtaacagaaaataaattaataagtaGAGTTAAACTTGcctggtttattttatttatatctgTGTTGGGACTATACATTGGCGTGGAGGGGGAACTAAACTCTTTAGAACTCAAACTGTgttaacaaattataaattatcaaattcaataatatgaaaatagagCTTAACTTTAGAGATGATATATCTTACGTGGAATTTTCTGGTAAGCTAAGCTTTACcctttctaaaaagaaattgcaGACTCCTTTTTTTCTGCTTGCAAGTTTTTCCAACTCATACAACAGGTTAAGCATtcagaagaaattgaaatcGTAAGAAGAAGACTAACAGCAGCTCCGCCACTCATTTTAGACGGCAACAAGATTCTGAATGCTGAAACTGCCAACACTTAATCAAGATTCTTAATTGTACTTTTAGTTCCAGGACGAAAAAGGTTAACATCAATCACAAAGTAAACATTCTATCCAAGAAGTCTAACCATACAACTCAATGTcctgcttttttttaaattatctgtGAGTCTGTCTGATGCACTTGTTTTTAGTTTGATCGATTCGGCACTTTGCCTCTTTAAGAGCTGCAGATTGATCAGTATATTTGCTATGAAAATAACTTGTCAATTCTTTCACTTTTGCTTCAATATCAAAGTCAAAAATGTGGACAATTGGGTTGTGTGTTGTAGCATTGCTAGTCATATACTGTACTCATTTGGTTAGAAAATGGAAGAATCCTAGCTGCAATGGTGTTCTCCCACCTGGTTCCATGGGCTTGCCTCTCATTGGAGAGACCCTTCATTTGATCATTCCAAGTTATTCTCTAGACCTTCATCCGTTCATCAAGAAGAGGATTCGAAGGTAATATGTTGCTGTGATTCCTTTGTACTTGTCTTTGATTTTTATGGCATTCTGAAGATTAGCTTGTGGGATTTGCTTATTCAATCTCTTCCTACCTGGTATTTCCAATTTCAGATTTGGACCCATTTTTCGAACTAACATCTTGGGCCGACCTGTTGTGGTATCGACCGATCCTGAACTCAACCATCTCATCCTCCAACAAGAAGGAAAATTGGTAGAGATGTGGTATTTAGACACATTTTCCAAGCTTTTCAATCAAGAGGGTGAATCTAGGACAAGTGCAGTTGGAGTCATTCATAAGTATGTCAGAAGTTTATCCTTAACTCACTTTGGCGTCGAAACTCTTAAGAAAGGCTTGCTTCCTGAAATAGAAGACATGATTAAGAAAACCCTGCAAAAGTGGTCAACTCAAGAATCTATTGAAGTGAAATATGGCTCTGCAGTTGTAAGTCCTGAGACCACTTAATGTGTGCCTTTTGTATTATCCATTAGTGTTGTTCTGTTCTTGATATATACCCTTCTTGCAGATGGTTTTCAATTATATTGCGAAGcacatgtttggttatgatGATTCTGAAAACACATCTGAAGACAAGATAAGCGAAAAATTCACCAAAATATCAGAGTTTCTTATGTCCATCCCCTTGAATGTTCCTGGCACTACATACCATAAATGTTTAAAGGTACTCTGAAAGAATGGAGAGATAGAAAAACTTGTTCTTCTCATGGTAATACACATGGTAACCAATCTAAGCCTTGGTGTTTATTCAGGACCGAGAGAAGGCAACCAagtttctgaaaaataaactaGAGGAGAGACGCAATTCGCCAGATATGTATCGAGGAGATTTGCTTGATCAGGTCATTGCTGACTTGAACAAGGAGGATAAAGAGAAGTTCTTATCAGATGATTTCATTATTACAGTGATCTTTGGATTGTTATTTGCCGGCTTCGAGTCAGTCTCGAAAATACTGACGTTAACTCTTAAGTTGCTAGCAGACCACCCTTCAGTGTTACAGGAACTGATAGTGAGTACTACATTTGTAAATTAGCAGTCTTCAGATTAGACCTTAATATTTACATGGTTATAACATCAGCAATATGTTTTGCAGGCTGAGCATGAGGGAATCCTGAAAAATAGACGAGATTCAGATCCCGTGCTCACATGGGACGAGTACAAATCAATGACTTTTACACTTCAAGTAAATACTCTGatatagtgttattaaaccCTCCTCGGCCCGGCAAGTCAATCCAGTGACCGACTGATAGGGGGACCTGGCTCAGGTAGGGCTTCATATTGAATCGGGTTGGAGTTGATCCAGTCAACGTGGAGAGCCGACTCTCAACCCGATTGACCAGTCCAAACCCAATTAGGCCTAgtttgatgttttaaaaaaattcataacaaaattattttagattgacCCGTGTTGACCCACCCAACTTATGACCCAGCCTTTAGCCGGGCCTAGTTTTATACAATGGTATGATCTCCTTACAACTATTCTATGTTCATTCATCTTACATCTGCTAGTTTGTGAAAATTGCAGGTTATCAACGAATCGCTAAGGTTGGGGAATGGTGCGCCTGGATTATTAAGAAGAGCATTGAAAGACATTGAATTTAaaggtatgattttttttatgactgTTATTTAGATATTTGCAGAGCGTTACTCCAAATGAGTGTTTTTCAGGATTTACAATTCCTGCCGGTTGGATCATAATGGCTGTCACTTCTGCTTCTCATTTGAACCCTGACGTCTACAAGGATCCGCTCGCATTCAATCCAGCACGTTGGAAGGTAATGAATAAACTTTGATCATCACAAAGAGAAAGGGAATCGATGAATTCTTAACAATTGACCCTTTCTTTTAATCTGCAAATGGGACATAGGACATGGACCCGTATCTTGTATCCAAGAATTTCATGCCTTTTAGTGGGGGAACTAGGCAGTGTGCAGGGGCAGAATTCAGTAAATTGCTCATGGCCACCTTTCTCCATGTCCTGCTCACCAAATATGAGTATGTTCCTGTTTCTTTCCTTCCCTTTTGATGGCATTTGCTTTTGTTTGTTATAAGACAGGACCACGTTGCATGCTTCTGCACAGGTTTTTGTAGCAGGATTGTTAATGGCTTTTCTGGATTTGAATTTCTTAATCATAGGTGGACCAGAATCAAGGGAGGACGAGTTGTTCGAGGTCCTATGTTAGGTTTTCGAGACGGATTTCACGTTAAATTCTCACCAAATCATAATTAAAGACATTAGTATTTCAGGCAATGAGACACAAGAACTTGTAAATTGGAATTAGCATATCAGGAAATGTGATTCTGATGATGTTCTTGTTTCCTCAGCTTGTGCTTGCTTAAGATGTTCCTGGTTGCTTGAGCCATTTGCTTGAAATCAAGTCTACCATTTCCTTGAAATCAATCTGGTGTTGCGGTGGAACtcgtgttttatgattttttaaaaaaattaaattgtttttaaaaataatttttaaaaaatataaaaaatattattttaatacattttcaaattaaaaaaatcgttCAAAAACAATCGAGTCTCATGAAACTAGCTTTCATCTACTCCCATGATATagcattaatatattttactaacaatttttttaaatgaaaaaaacattctcaggaatgattaattaatgatcATGTTCACAAAAATCAAGTGATTATAAAAATGTCACAAGAAATTAACGACGTGATCACCCTATTTATGGTCGGGTTCAAGCCCAAATAAGAAAATACACCCGGCTCCAATTATAAGCCGAAATGAAATTCAGGCCTAACACTATGGCCTGATGGCAGCTGAAGA of the Populus nigra chromosome 7, ddPopNigr1.1, whole genome shotgun sequence genome contains:
- the LOC133699746 gene encoding isocitrate dehydrogenase [NAD] regulatory subunit 1, mitochondrial-like isoform X1, with amino-acid sequence MARRSFSLLKTLTKPTTSFSLTPTPTSRSVTYMPRPGDGAPRAVTLIPGDGIGPLVTDAVEQVMNAMHAPVYFEKYEVHGDMNRFPAEVIESIKKNKVCLKGGLKTPVGGGVSSLNVSLRKELDLYASLVNCFNLPGLPTRHENVDIVVIRENTEGEYSGLEHEVVPGVVESLKVITKFCSERIAKYAFEYAYLNNRKQVTAVHKANIMKLADGLFLESCREVATKYPSIKYSEIIVDNCCMQLVSKPEQFDVMVTPNLYGNLVANTAAGIAGGTGVMPGGNVGADYAVFEQGASAGNVGKEKMVEQRKANPVALLLSSAMMLRHLQFPSFADRLETAVKRVISEGKCRTKDLGGDSTTQEVVDAVIANLD
- the LOC133699746 gene encoding isocitrate dehydrogenase [NAD] regulatory subunit 1, mitochondrial-like isoform X2, yielding MARRSFSLLKTLTKPTTSFSLTPTPTSRSVTYMPRPGDGAPRAVTLIPGDGIGPLVTDAVEQVMNAMHAPVYFEKYEVHGDMNRFPAEVIESIKKNKVCLKGGLKTPVGGGVSSLNVSLRKELDLYASLVNCFNLPGLPTRHENVDIVVIRENTEGEYSGLEHEVITKFCSERIAKYAFEYAYLNNRKQVTAVHKANIMKLADGLFLESCREVATKYPSIKYSEIIVDNCCMQLVSKPEQFDVMVTPNLYGNLVANTAAGIAGGTGVMPGGNVGADYAVFEQGASAGNVGKEKMVEQRKANPVALLLSSAMMLRHLQFPSFADRLETAVKRVISEGKCRTKDLGGDSTTQEVVDAVIANLD
- the LOC133699364 gene encoding beta-amyrin 16-alpha-hydroxylase CYP87D16-like, translated to MWTIGLCVVALLVIYCTHLVRKWKNPSCNGVLPPGSMGLPLIGETLHLIIPSYSLDLHPFIKKRIRRFGPIFRTNILGRPVVVSTDPELNHLILQQEGKLVEMWYLDTFSKLFNQEGESRTSAVGVIHKYVRSLSLTHFGVETLKKGLLPEIEDMIKKTLQKWSTQESIEVKYGSAVMVFNYIAKHMFGYDDSENTSEDKISEKFTKISEFLMSIPLNVPGTTYHKCLKDREKATKFLKNKLEERRNSPDMYRGDLLDQVIADLNKEDKEKFLSDDFIITVIFGLLFAGFESVSKILTLTLKLLADHPSVLQELIAEHEGILKNRRDSDPVLTWDEYKSMTFTLQVINESLRLGNGAPGLLRRALKDIEFKGFTIPAGWIIMAVTSASHLNPDVYKDPLAFNPARWKDMDPYLVSKNFMPFSGGTRQCAGAEFSKLLMATFLHVLLTKYEYVPVFVAGLLMAFLDLNFLIIGGPESREDELFELVLA